One Calditrichota bacterium genomic window carries:
- a CDS encoding PAS domain S-box protein, translating into MRRCIREGNGCTWVEVELMEHMDMQQPPLLARAEAAQDASAPAWVRPHRSFASDGQGFLFAEREPVADTDPQLSQTLANELPDAEFDLPLSLLETIYRQWADITAEALLAVNETGKVLLVNPACAQLFGVPIESLRGAHIAALLGCSCPLVEALHSAEATPPGRHWVEWEWSSTDGRVLPMRISWSLVPAGPGQGSIYLVSMQDLSTLRALEERWRQAQRFEAMGSLATGIAHDLKNFLAGMLGCARFMLAEMDENDVHYAELKSMAETANTAIDLVNRLLALTRTAPSQMLVCSLNQLVERTALVLQRTVAGNIRVRLNLCEELPSILCNPTQIEQVLMNLGINGAEAMPQGGELVFRTGLVELQQEGWQEARPGRYAYFSVQDSGVGIPAYLQRKIFEPLFTTKQPGKGSGMGLAVAEGIVREHRGMITVDSRVGVGSRFTVYLPVVLEDQPEPAGVEAIRA; encoded by the coding sequence ATGCGCCGCTGCATCCGCGAGGGCAACGGATGCACATGGGTGGAGGTGGAGCTCATGGAGCACATGGACATGCAACAACCCCCTCTGTTGGCGCGCGCCGAGGCCGCGCAGGATGCAAGCGCTCCCGCTTGGGTGCGTCCCCATCGTTCCTTTGCCAGTGATGGACAGGGATTCCTCTTCGCCGAAAGGGAGCCGGTAGCCGACACCGACCCGCAGTTGTCCCAAACCCTGGCGAATGAGCTGCCAGACGCCGAGTTTGACCTCCCTCTTTCTCTTCTCGAGACCATCTACCGACAATGGGCCGACATTACCGCTGAGGCCTTGTTGGCCGTCAATGAGACAGGCAAGGTTCTGCTGGTCAATCCCGCGTGTGCGCAGTTGTTTGGCGTACCGATTGAAAGCCTGCGAGGCGCACACATAGCGGCGCTTCTGGGCTGCTCCTGCCCTCTGGTGGAGGCACTTCATTCGGCGGAGGCAACGCCACCTGGCAGGCACTGGGTCGAATGGGAGTGGTCGTCGACCGACGGCAGAGTGCTCCCGATGCGTATCAGCTGGTCTCTGGTGCCGGCCGGACCTGGCCAAGGTTCCATCTACCTGGTCAGCATGCAGGATTTGTCGACCTTACGGGCCCTGGAGGAGCGATGGCGTCAGGCGCAGAGATTTGAGGCAATGGGGAGTTTGGCCACTGGCATTGCGCATGATTTGAAGAACTTCCTGGCGGGCATGCTTGGCTGTGCACGCTTCATGCTGGCAGAAATGGACGAGAACGATGTGCACTATGCCGAACTCAAATCTATGGCGGAGACAGCCAACACCGCCATCGATCTTGTCAATCGCCTGCTGGCCCTTACCCGCACCGCCCCAAGCCAGATGCTGGTCTGCTCCCTCAACCAACTGGTGGAACGGACGGCCCTTGTTCTTCAGCGCACCGTGGCCGGGAACATCCGCGTGCGCCTGAACCTTTGCGAAGAGCTTCCATCGATTCTGTGCAACCCGACCCAGATCGAGCAGGTGCTCATGAATCTGGGCATCAACGGGGCAGAGGCCATGCCGCAGGGCGGCGAGCTCGTCTTCCGCACTGGCCTGGTAGAGTTGCAGCAAGAAGGGTGGCAGGAAGCGCGGCCAGGGAGATACGCCTACTTCAGCGTGCAGGATAGCGGCGTAGGAATCCCGGCGTATCTGCAGCGGAAGATTTTTGAGCCCCTTTTCACCACCAAACAACCCGGTAAGGGGAGCGGCATGGGACTGGCGGTGGCTGAGGGGATTGTGAGGGAACACCGCGGCATGATCACCGTGGACAGCAGGGTGGGCGTTGGCAGCCGGTTCACAGTGTATCTGCCGGTGGTTTTAGAGGACCAACCGGAACCCGCGGGAGTTGAAGCAATCAGGGCCTGA